The proteins below are encoded in one region of Pelotomaculum schinkii:
- a CDS encoding RNA polymerase sigma factor, translating to MHDTSALVRKAQSNDPRAFEELVSFYQNKVYKLCYHLAGNQDDAQDLSQEVFIRAYKALGSFRNEADFGTWLHRITLNIWLNIKRKNSRKIVSLDEPYESGDGSNMQREVAALDGDPLEALEEKEFHGLVQTALSKLTEEHRAVLVLREIEGYSYEEVACLLGCSLGTVKSRLSRAREVLRREMMELGRHVDLDVAAARERR from the coding sequence GTGCACGATACCAGTGCCCTGGTAAGAAAAGCGCAATCAAATGATCCGCGCGCCTTCGAAGAGTTGGTGAGCTTTTACCAGAATAAAGTTTATAAGCTGTGCTACCATCTTGCCGGGAACCAGGATGACGCGCAGGATTTGTCTCAGGAAGTCTTTATCAGGGCTTATAAGGCATTGGGCAGTTTCCGCAACGAGGCTGATTTCGGTACCTGGCTGCACCGGATTACATTAAATATTTGGTTGAATATTAAACGAAAGAACAGCCGCAAAATAGTCTCGCTGGATGAACCCTACGAGTCCGGAGACGGCAGTAATATGCAGCGCGAGGTGGCCGCTTTGGACGGTGACCCGCTGGAGGCTCTTGAGGAGAAGGAATTTCACGGGCTGGTCCAAACAGCTTTGAGTAAATTGACCGAGGAGCACCGGGCGGTGCTGGTATTGCGGGAAATAGAGGGATACAGTTATGAAGAGGTCGCGTGTCTGCTTGGCTGTTCGCTGGGAACCGTAAAGTCCCGCCTCAGCCGGGCACGCGAGGTGCTGCGACGAGAGATGATGGAATTGGGGCGGCATGTCGACTTAGACGTGGCTGCCGCCAGGGAGAGAAGGTGA
- a CDS encoding anti-sigma factor family protein, whose protein sequence is MDCRTAERLISLQPDGQLTQAESFELAAHIANCRTCAYEHLLQERLSRTLREIGRAEIEAPVELRSSVMNRLKQERRSLLKYIPAAWRKSVAAAAALLFIAGSSAGVTAGIWRMVGDGGKMVVLEPSPPAVSADDGGEHVVPGNPDEAAGAGTGGAVDSPGVLQDGGASGSSPGDIHESEAGGTEAGPPAGAPGKTEVAQSAPGGEFEFCHESMKVTKTSLMLTVNDIDSARGKAVSIADASGAASQVFSEQNNGRPVLVMRMTVASDQASGLISNLGQVGAVVDRQDESSDLTPLYNKTLIEYNDLLARQSTVQDPAEQQKMETQAASYEQQLAGWKEEAGKRVVMVRLESN, encoded by the coding sequence ATGGATTGCCGCACGGCTGAAAGATTGATATCACTGCAGCCGGACGGCCAGCTTACCCAAGCGGAGAGTTTTGAGTTGGCCGCGCATATTGCGAATTGCCGGACTTGCGCATATGAACATTTGCTGCAAGAGCGGCTTTCCAGAACCCTGCGGGAAATTGGCCGGGCCGAGATCGAGGCCCCGGTCGAGCTGCGCAGTTCGGTTATGAACAGGCTCAAGCAGGAGCGCCGGAGTCTGTTGAAATATATTCCCGCCGCCTGGCGGAAGTCTGTGGCGGCAGCGGCGGCGTTGCTATTCATTGCAGGCAGTTCCGCGGGAGTCACGGCGGGGATTTGGAGAATGGTCGGCGATGGCGGTAAAATGGTAGTTCTGGAACCATCTCCCCCTGCTGTTTCGGCTGATGACGGTGGTGAGCACGTGGTTCCCGGCAACCCTGACGAAGCGGCCGGCGCAGGGACGGGCGGCGCCGTTGACAGTCCCGGAGTTCTCCAGGATGGAGGCGCTTCAGGAAGTTCGCCCGGCGACATTCACGAGAGTGAAGCCGGCGGCACAGAAGCCGGCCCGCCGGCAGGCGCTCCCGGCAAAACCGAGGTGGCTCAATCCGCGCCTGGCGGAGAATTCGAATTTTGCCATGAAAGCATGAAAGTAACCAAAACGTCTTTGATGTTGACAGTCAACGACATAGATTCCGCCAGGGGTAAAGCTGTTTCAATAGCAGATGCTTCCGGCGCCGCCAGCCAGGTTTTTTCGGAGCAGAACAATGGCCGGCCGGTGTTGGTGATGAGGATGACGGTCGCCTCCGATCAGGCTTCCGGGCTGATCTCTAATCTTGGCCAGGTGGGGGCGGTGGTCGACCGGCAGGACGAAAGCTCGGATTTAACGCCTCTTTATAATAAGACGCTAATTGAATACAATGATTTACTGGCTCGTCAGAGTACGGTACAGGACCCCGCGGAACAGCAAAAGATGGAAACCCAGGCCGCTTCGTACGAGCAGCAGCTTGCCGGCTGGAAAGAAGAGGCGGGCAAGAGGGTCGTCATGGTCCGGCTGGAAAGCAACTAA